The Mesorhizobium sp. INR15 region GCGTCATGCCCGGAACCGAAGTCCTGAGCGGGCCGCGCAGGTCGGCAACGGGCGACAGAGGCTGGGTGATCTGGGCAACGGCATTGAAACTGCCGGTGGAGGCGGCAATGTTCTTGCTGTCGTCCTCATAGGCCAGGTTGTCACAAGAGACGGTAAAGCTGACGGGATAGCCGCTGACCTGGAGGTTGGCGCAACCGGCCTCGATGCCGTTCTTGTTGAGCTTGGCAACAGCCTTGTCGGCCTCGCTCCTGACCCTGTCGGCCAGATAGAACCAGCCGCCGCTGTAGATGGCGAAGAGCACGAGGATGAACGCCACCAGCCAGAACAGGCGGCGTCGGTTTCTCTGCGGGCGCTCGTCACTTGACGTCATGCTGTGGCTCTCGTTAACGCAACGGGTGTTGTAGGCGGACTGCCGATTCAGACAACGTAAGTAGACAGAGACGGGTGGAAAAAACACCGATTCCGGTGCGGTGGTGCCAGTCTTTTGCAATCAGGCATGGCGATATGGGCGATTTTTGGGTTTTTGGCTACGGTTCGCTGATCTGGCGCCCCGGTTTCGCGCATGTCGAAACGCAGCGTGCCCGGCTGCATGGCTACCGCCGCTCGCTCTGCGTCTATTCCTTCGTGCATCGCGGCACCCGCCAGCGGCCGGGACTGGTGCTCGGCCTCGACCATGGCGGCTCCTGCGTCGGGCTGGCGTACCGCGTTCCCGGCGATCTGCGTGACGAGGTCATCGCCTATCTGCGCGGGCGCGAGCTGGTCACGGATGTCTACCTTGAGCGCACACTCAAGGTCCGCCTCGATGGCGGCGAAACGGTCGAGGCGGTAGCCTACATCGTCGACCGCAAGCATGAGCAATATGCCGGTGCGCTCGACGCCAGTGACGCGGCGGCTGTCATACGCGGTGCGGTCGGCCAGTCGGGAAACAACGAAGACTACGTGCTCAGCACACTGAAGCATCTTGAGGCGCTCGGGATCCGTGACCATTGGCTGGAGGATGTGGCGCGGCAGGTCGCGCCTTTGTGAGGCCTTGGCTCTGCGGAAAAAGCCGATCAGGCCTTTGACCTCGCTGAAGCAGTACCTAGCTTAGGCTGCGAACCCTATCGGGCGGCATGCGCCCATCCCCTGTCACGGAGATCCGTCTTGCAGAAACGCCGTCTCGGTCGCACCGACCTTTCCATTGCGCCGCTGGTCCTGGGCGGCAACGTCTTCGGCTGGACCGCCGACGAAAAAACCTCGTTCGACCTGCTCGACCGCTTTGTCGCCG contains the following coding sequences:
- a CDS encoding gamma-glutamylcyclotransferase, producing MGDFWVFGYGSLIWRPGFAHVETQRARLHGYRRSLCVYSFVHRGTRQRPGLVLGLDHGGSCVGLAYRVPGDLRDEVIAYLRGRELVTDVYLERTLKVRLDGGETVEAVAYIVDRKHEQYAGALDASDAAAVIRGAVGQSGNNEDYVLSTLKHLEALGIRDHWLEDVARQVAPL